A window of Microbispora hainanensis genomic DNA:
TTCCCCGCCTGGCTGCAAGAGGCCGCCGGCATCACCGGGTCCGGCGGCGCGGCCGTGCCCGCCGTCCGCGCCCTCGCGCTGCGTACGGGCTCGGCCAGCAGGCACTTCGCGCCCTTCCTCGCCGACCTGGCCGAACGCGCCCTGCGCGAGCGGGCCGCCTCGGACAGGTTCACAGCCGGGGGCACGGGCCGGGTCACGGTCGGAGTCACGGACAGGTTCACGGGCGGCGTGACGTCCGGAGGCCGTACGGCCGGCCGGGCCCGCACGTTCCCGCCCGAGATCCGTGCCGCCGGGCTGGCCCGGGTGCTCCGCGCGGGCTACCGGCGGCCGGAGGCCGCGATCCTCGTGCGGGTTCCCTCCGGTCTCCCGCCCGCCGCCGAGGAGGTGCTGGTCACAGCCTGCGAATGGCTCGCCCAGCACGGCGGGTTCGGCGTCTGGCTCACCGGACCACCCCCGCGCGCCGTCGACCGCATCGAGTCCGTGGCCGCCCCGATCCCCGACGATGTGGCGGCGCTCATCCACGGGATCGAGCCGGGCGACGCCGAGGAGTCCGACCTGCCGGCGCTCACCTATCCGCCTCTCGCCGGGCTGCCGCACCCGGGCAGTGCCGCCGAACGACGGTTGGAGGC
This region includes:
- a CDS encoding endonuclease domain-containing protein; the protein is MHPHAGQDAYPQARSDVHLRAGQNPPLHGDSDVVALALDPLPDDAPALVTYVPHPALIPTSLTPASLASAPLTPADLVADVLRELEHAALAMFPAWLQEAAGITGSGGAAVPAVRALALRTGSASRHFAPFLADLAERALRERAASDRFTAGGTGRVTVGVTDRFTGGVTSGGRTAGRARTFPPEIRAAGLARVLRAGYRRPEAAILVRVPSGLPPAAEEVLVTACEWLAQHGGFGVWLTGPPPRAVDRIESVAAPIPDDVAALIHGIEPGDAEESDLPALTYPPLAGLPHPGSAAERRLEAALSPCDWAAGREWNQLHASGPLNNPIRVDLLWRAERCVVEIDGPEHLGPLRRAADIQRDERLRRDGYAVRRFTNEQVLKRLSTVLAELERFLHQCRNGTFEGSPHA